A window of the Pseudomonas sp. B21_DOA genome harbors these coding sequences:
- the astD gene encoding succinylglutamate-semialdehyde dehydrogenase: MMNSLYIAGEWLAGQGEAFQSLNPVTQQVLWAGEGATAAQVESAVQAARQAFPQWARRTLEERISVLEAFAAALKNHADELARTIGEETGKPLWEAATEVTSMVNKIAISVQSYRERTGEKSGPLGDATAVLRHKPHGVVAVFGPYNFPGHLPNGHIVPALLAGNTVLFKPSELTPKVAELTVKCWIEAGLPAGVLNLLQGARETGIALAANPGIDGLFFTGSSRTGNHLHQQFAGRPDKILALEMGGNNPLVVDQVADLDAAVYTIIQSAFISAGQRCTCARRLLVPQGAWGDSLLKRLVEVSSTIEVGAFDQQPAPFMGSVISLGAAKALMDAQEQLLANGAVALLEMTQPQAQSALLTPGIVDVTAVAERPDEELFGPLLQVIRYADFAAAITEANNTAYGLAAGLLSDSEARYQQFWLESRAGIVNWNKQLTGAASSAPFGGVGASGNHRASAYYAADYCAYPVASLETPSLVLPASLTPGVKMA, translated from the coding sequence ATAATGAATTCGCTATACATCGCAGGTGAGTGGCTGGCCGGTCAGGGCGAAGCCTTTCAATCTTTGAACCCGGTGACCCAGCAAGTGCTGTGGGCGGGCGAGGGCGCCACTGCCGCGCAGGTCGAATCGGCGGTGCAGGCTGCTCGTCAGGCGTTTCCTCAGTGGGCACGTCGCACCCTCGAGGAGCGCATCAGCGTCCTCGAAGCTTTTGCTGCTGCGTTGAAAAACCACGCTGACGAACTGGCTCGCACCATCGGCGAAGAAACCGGCAAACCACTGTGGGAAGCCGCGACTGAAGTGACCAGCATGGTCAACAAGATCGCGATTTCGGTGCAGAGCTACCGTGAGCGGACCGGCGAGAAGAGCGGCCCATTGGGCGACGCCACCGCCGTATTGCGCCACAAGCCGCACGGCGTGGTCGCGGTGTTCGGCCCTTACAACTTCCCCGGTCACCTGCCTAACGGTCATATCGTCCCGGCGCTGCTGGCCGGTAACACGGTGCTGTTCAAGCCCAGTGAACTGACGCCGAAAGTCGCCGAGCTGACGGTCAAGTGCTGGATCGAAGCCGGTCTGCCGGCGGGCGTTTTGAACCTGCTGCAGGGCGCCCGCGAAACCGGTATTGCTCTGGCGGCGAACCCGGGTATCGACGGTCTGTTCTTCACCGGCTCCAGCCGCACCGGCAATCACCTGCATCAGCAATTCGCCGGGCGCCCGGACAAGATTCTTGCGCTGGAGATGGGCGGCAACAACCCGCTGGTGGTCGATCAGGTCGCCGATCTGGACGCGGCGGTGTACACGATCATTCAGTCGGCGTTCATTTCCGCCGGTCAGCGCTGCACCTGCGCCCGCCGTCTGCTGGTGCCGCAAGGCGCGTGGGGCGACAGCCTGCTCAAGCGTCTGGTGGAAGTCAGTTCGACCATTGAAGTCGGTGCGTTCGATCAGCAACCGGCGCCGTTCATGGGCTCGGTGATTTCCCTTGGCGCGGCGAAGGCGCTGATGGATGCGCAGGAGCAACTGCTGGCCAACGGCGCGGTGGCGCTGCTGGAAATGACTCAGCCACAGGCGCAATCGGCCTTGCTGACTCCGGGCATTGTCGATGTGACGGCCGTGGCCGAGCGTCCGGACGAAGAACTGTTCGGGCCGTTGCTGCAAGTGATCCGCTACGCCGATTTCGCTGCGGCGATCACTGAAGCCAACAACACCGCTTACGGGCTGGCCGCCGGTTTGCTCTCCGATTCCGAAGCGCGTTACCAGCAGTTCTGGCTGGAAAGCCGCGCAGGCATCGTCAACTGGAACAAACAGCTGACCGGTGCCGCGAGCAGCGCGCCGTTCGGCGGCGTTGGCGCCTCGGGCAACCACCGCGCCAGTGCCTACTACGCAGCGGATTACTGCGCTTACCCGGTGGCATCGCTGGAAACCCCGAGCCTGGTGCTGCCTGCCTCGCTGACACCCGGCGTGAAAATGGCGTAG
- the aruF gene encoding arginine/ornithine succinyltransferase subunit alpha, giving the protein MLVMRPAQMADLGEVQRLAADSPIGVTSLPDDVERLSDKIAASEASFAAEVSFNGEESYFFVLEDSSTGKLVGCSAIVASAGYSEPFYSFRNETFVHASRELKIHNKIHVLSQCHDLTGNSLLTSFYVQRELVGSPWAELNSRGRLLFVASHPERFADSVVTEIVGYSDENGDSPFWDAIGRNFFDLNYAEAERLCGLKSRTFLAELMPHYPIYVPLLPDSAQEAMGQVHPRAQITFDILMREGFETDHYIDIFDGGPTLHARVSGIRSIAQSRVVPVKIGEPVKGAGRQYLVANAQLQDYRAVLLELDYAPGKPVTLDMEAAEALGVGEGASVRLVAV; this is encoded by the coding sequence ATGCTGGTGATGCGCCCCGCGCAAATGGCTGATCTGGGCGAGGTACAGCGTCTGGCTGCGGACAGCCCGATTGGTGTCACTTCCTTGCCGGATGACGTGGAACGTCTGAGCGACAAGATCGCCGCGAGCGAAGCTTCGTTTGCCGCCGAAGTGAGCTTCAACGGTGAAGAGAGTTACTTCTTTGTCCTTGAAGACTCGAGCACCGGCAAACTGGTCGGCTGCTCGGCCATCGTCGCGTCCGCCGGCTACTCGGAGCCGTTCTACAGCTTCCGCAACGAGACCTTCGTCCACGCCTCCCGCGAGCTGAAGATCCACAACAAGATCCACGTGCTCTCGCAGTGCCACGACCTGACCGGCAACAGCTTGCTGACCAGTTTCTACGTGCAGCGCGAGCTGGTCGGTTCGCCGTGGGCCGAGCTCAATTCCCGTGGCCGTCTGCTGTTCGTCGCCAGCCACCCGGAGCGTTTTGCCGATTCGGTGGTGACCGAGATCGTCGGTTACAGCGACGAGAATGGCGACTCGCCGTTCTGGGATGCGATCGGGCGTAATTTCTTCGACCTCAACTACGCCGAGGCCGAGCGTCTGTGCGGGCTGAAAAGCCGCACCTTCCTCGCCGAGCTGATGCCGCATTACCCGATCTACGTGCCGCTGCTGCCGGACTCCGCCCAAGAGGCGATGGGCCAGGTGCACCCGCGTGCGCAGATCACTTTCGACATCCTGATGCGCGAAGGCTTCGAGACCGATCACTACATCGACATCTTCGACGGCGGCCCGACCCTGCATGCGCGGGTTTCCGGGATCCGTTCGATCGCCCAGAGCCGCGTGGTGCCGGTGAAGATCGGCGAGCCGGTCAAAGGCGCCGGACGCCAGTACCTGGTGGCCAACGCGCAGTTGCAGGATTACCGCGCGGTGTTGCTCGAGCTGGACTACGCGCCGGGCAAACCGGTGACGCTGGATATGGAAGCGGCCGAAGCCCTGGGCGTCGGTGAAGGTGCCAGCGTGCGCCTGGTGGCGGTTTAA
- a CDS encoding aspartate aminotransferase family protein, with translation MSVEHAAVQRADFDQVMVPNYAPAAFIPVRGAGSRVWDQAGRELIDFAGGIAVNVLGHAHPALVGALTEQANKLWHVSNVFTNEPALRLAHKLIDATFAERVFFCNSGAEANEAAFKLARRVAFDRFGTEKYEIIAALNSFHGRTLFTVNVGGQSKYSDGFGPKITGITHVPYNDLAALKAAVSEKTCAVVLEPIQGEGGVLPAELAYLQGARELCDANNALLVFDEVQTGMGRSGKLFAYQHYGVTPDILTSAKSLGGGFPIAAMMTTEALAKHLVVGTHGTTYGGNPLACAVAEAVIDVVNTPEVLNGVNAKHDKFKTRLQQIGEKYGLFTQVRGLGLLIGCVLSEAWKGKAKDIFNAAEQEGLMILQAGPDVIRFAPSLVVEDADIDAGLDRFERAAAKLTQA, from the coding sequence ATGTCCGTTGAGCACGCTGCGGTACAACGCGCCGATTTCGACCAGGTAATGGTTCCCAACTACGCGCCTGCCGCTTTCATTCCGGTGCGTGGCGCCGGTTCCCGGGTCTGGGATCAGGCCGGCCGCGAGCTGATCGACTTCGCCGGCGGGATTGCCGTCAACGTCCTGGGCCACGCGCATCCGGCGCTGGTCGGTGCGTTGACCGAACAGGCGAACAAGCTGTGGCACGTGTCCAACGTGTTCACCAACGAACCGGCGCTGCGCCTGGCGCACAAGCTGATCGACGCCACGTTTGCCGAGCGCGTGTTCTTCTGCAACTCCGGCGCCGAAGCCAACGAGGCCGCATTCAAGCTGGCCCGTCGCGTCGCATTCGACCGTTTCGGCACTGAGAAATACGAAATCATCGCCGCACTGAACAGCTTCCACGGCCGTACCCTGTTCACCGTCAACGTCGGTGGCCAGTCGAAGTATTCCGACGGTTTCGGCCCGAAGATCACCGGCATTACCCACGTTCCGTACAACGATCTGGCCGCGCTGAAAGCCGCGGTGTCCGAGAAGACCTGCGCGGTCGTGCTCGAGCCGATCCAGGGTGAGGGCGGCGTGCTGCCGGCCGAGCTGGCCTACCTGCAAGGTGCCCGCGAGCTGTGCGACGCCAACAACGCATTGCTGGTGTTCGACGAAGTGCAGACCGGCATGGGCCGCAGCGGCAAGCTGTTCGCCTACCAGCATTACGGCGTGACCCCGGACATCCTTACTAGCGCCAAGAGCCTGGGCGGCGGTTTCCCGATCGCGGCGATGATGACCACCGAAGCGCTGGCCAAACATCTGGTCGTCGGCACCCACGGCACCACTTACGGTGGCAACCCGCTGGCCTGCGCCGTCGCCGAAGCGGTGATCGACGTGGTCAACACCCCTGAAGTGTTGAACGGCGTGAACGCCAAGCACGACAAGTTCAAGACCCGCCTGCAACAGATCGGCGAGAAGTACGGCCTGTTCACCCAGGTGCGTGGTCTCGGTCTGCTGATCGGTTGCGTGCTGAGCGAAGCCTGGAAAGGCAAGGCCAAGGACATCTTCAACGCCGCCGAACAGGAAGGCCTGATGATTCTCCAGGCCGGCCCCGACGTGATCCGTTTCGCCCCGAGCCTGGTGGTGGAAGACGCCGATATCGATGCCGGTCTCGACCGCTTCGAACGCGCCGCGGCGAAGTTGACGCAAGCCTGA
- the astB gene encoding N-succinylarginine dihydrolase — MKSYEVNFDGLVGPTHNYGGLSYGNVASQSNSQQSSNPKEAALQGLAKMKALMDMGFQQGVLAPQERPDVSALRRLGFSGTDAQVIERAAKEAMPLLVASCSASSMWVANAATVSPSADTADGRVHFTAANLNCKYHRSIEHPTTSRVLGAMFANQQHFAHHAALPAVAQFGDEGAANHTRFCREYGEAGVEFFVFGRSAFDNRFPAPQKYPARQTLEASQAVARLHGLRDEGVVYAQQNPNVIDQGVFHNDVIAVGNGEVLFYHEDAFLETDKMLAELQGKLAKVGGNFQSVCVPRSAVSVDDAVRSYLFNSQLLSRADGSMLLIVPQECQANERVWAYLQSLTSSGGMIREVKVFDLKQSMQNGGGPACLRLRVALNETELAAVNPGVIMTAPLYGSLTAWVEKHYRDRLSETDLADPQLLLECRTALDELTQILKLGAVYPFQIN; from the coding sequence ATGAAATCCTATGAAGTCAATTTTGACGGTCTAGTGGGGCCGACCCATAACTACGGTGGTCTGTCCTACGGCAACGTCGCCTCGCAGAGCAATAGTCAGCAATCCTCGAATCCGAAGGAAGCGGCGCTGCAAGGTCTGGCCAAGATGAAAGCGCTGATGGACATGGGCTTTCAGCAAGGCGTGCTGGCTCCGCAAGAACGTCCCGACGTGTCCGCGCTGCGTCGTCTGGGCTTCAGCGGCACTGACGCACAAGTGATCGAGCGCGCCGCCAAAGAGGCGATGCCGCTGCTGGTTGCCAGTTGCTCGGCCTCAAGCATGTGGGTAGCCAATGCCGCGACGGTCAGCCCGAGCGCCGATACCGCTGACGGCCGCGTGCACTTCACCGCCGCCAACCTCAATTGCAAATATCACCGCAGCATCGAGCACCCGACCACCAGCCGCGTGCTCGGTGCGATGTTCGCCAATCAACAGCACTTCGCCCATCACGCCGCTTTGCCGGCAGTGGCGCAGTTCGGTGATGAAGGCGCGGCCAACCACACGCGTTTCTGCCGTGAGTACGGTGAAGCGGGCGTCGAGTTTTTCGTATTCGGCCGCAGTGCTTTCGACAATCGTTTCCCGGCGCCGCAGAAATACCCGGCGCGCCAGACCCTCGAAGCATCGCAAGCGGTCGCGCGTCTGCACGGTCTGCGTGACGAAGGCGTGGTCTATGCGCAGCAGAATCCAAATGTCATCGATCAGGGCGTGTTCCACAACGACGTGATCGCCGTGGGCAACGGTGAAGTGCTGTTCTATCACGAGGACGCGTTCCTCGAGACCGACAAGATGCTTGCCGAACTGCAAGGCAAACTGGCCAAGGTCGGCGGCAACTTCCAGTCGGTGTGTGTGCCGCGTTCGGCGGTCAGCGTCGATGATGCGGTGCGTTCCTACCTGTTCAACAGCCAGTTGCTGTCGCGTGCCGATGGTTCGATGCTGCTGATCGTGCCGCAGGAATGCCAGGCCAACGAACGTGTCTGGGCTTATCTGCAAAGCCTGACCAGCTCGGGTGGCATGATCCGCGAAGTGAAGGTCTTCGATCTCAAGCAGAGCATGCAGAACGGCGGTGGCCCGGCGTGCCTGCGTCTGCGTGTGGCGCTGAATGAAACCGAACTGGCGGCGGTCAACCCAGGGGTTATCATGACGGCCCCGTTGTACGGTTCGTTGACCGCATGGGTTGAAAAGCACTACCGCGACCGCCTGAGCGAAACCGACCTGGCGGACCCGCAGTTGCTGCTTGAATGCCGGACGGCACTGGATGAACTGACGCAAATCCTTAAACTGGGCGCGGTTTATCCCTTCCAGATCAATTGA
- the ltaE gene encoding low-specificity L-threonine aldolase: MSVIDLRSDTVTQPTPAMLEAMTAADTGDDVYGEDPTVNRLEAELAKRLGFAAALFVPTGTMSNLLGLMAHCERGDEYIVGQQAHTYKYEGGGAAVLGSIQPQPLEVQADGSLDLDQVAAAIKPDDFHFARSRLLALENTMQGKVLPLEFLARARRFTQEHGLQLHLDGARLYNAAVKLGVDAREITQHFDSVSVCLSKGLGAPVGSVLCGSEQLIGKARRLRKMVGGGMRQAGLLAAAGLYALDHHVERLADDHANAQLLADGLREAGFVVEPVQTNMVYVQMGERAQALKAFAGERGIRLSAAARLRMVTHVDVSRAQIEQVIATFVEFSRK; the protein is encoded by the coding sequence ATGAGCGTTATCGATCTTCGCAGCGACACCGTCACCCAACCGACTCCCGCCATGCTCGAGGCGATGACTGCAGCGGACACCGGAGACGATGTGTACGGTGAAGATCCGACGGTCAATCGCCTCGAGGCCGAACTGGCCAAACGCCTGGGCTTTGCCGCCGCGTTGTTCGTGCCGACCGGGACCATGAGCAACCTGCTTGGCCTGATGGCGCACTGCGAGCGTGGTGACGAGTACATCGTTGGTCAGCAGGCGCACACCTATAAGTACGAAGGTGGCGGGGCGGCGGTGCTTGGTTCGATCCAGCCGCAGCCGCTGGAAGTGCAGGCCGACGGTTCACTGGATCTGGATCAGGTCGCCGCCGCGATCAAACCGGACGATTTCCATTTCGCCCGCAGCCGTTTGCTGGCGCTGGAAAACACCATGCAGGGCAAAGTGCTGCCGCTGGAGTTTCTGGCGCGCGCCCGACGCTTTACTCAGGAGCATGGTCTGCAATTGCACCTGGATGGCGCGCGGTTGTACAACGCGGCGGTCAAGCTCGGCGTCGATGCCCGGGAGATCACCCAGCATTTCGATTCGGTGTCGGTGTGCCTGTCCAAAGGCCTCGGCGCGCCGGTCGGCTCGGTGCTGTGCGGTTCCGAGCAACTGATCGGCAAAGCGCGGCGTTTGCGCAAAATGGTCGGTGGCGGCATGCGTCAGGCCGGGTTGCTCGCGGCGGCTGGCTTGTACGCGCTGGATCATCACGTCGAACGGCTGGCGGATGACCATGCCAACGCGCAGTTACTCGCCGATGGTCTGCGTGAGGCCGGTTTCGTCGTCGAACCCGTGCAAACCAACATGGTTTATGTGCAAATGGGCGAAAGAGCCCAAGCACTCAAGGCCTTTGCCGGCGAACGCGGGATCAGGCTCAGCGCCGCTGCGCGCTTGCGCATGGTTACGCACGTGGACGTTAGCCGCGCGCAAATCGAGCAAGTGATCGCGACATTCGTCGAGTTTTCACGCAAGTGA
- a CDS encoding topoisomerase II, with amino-acid sequence MSDSLQLILEDTDGTQLQTSCTRVAVMWQGKELWIQQDGRGQLLIGVDVEEGDEEYANLLLRPLATNLVSLQLEMEPADLGADEDHVHGPDCNHDH; translated from the coding sequence ATGAGCGATTCCCTGCAGCTGATCCTTGAAGACACCGACGGCACGCAATTGCAAACCTCGTGCACCCGCGTTGCGGTCATGTGGCAAGGCAAAGAGCTGTGGATCCAGCAGGACGGCCGTGGCCAGCTGCTGATCGGCGTCGACGTCGAGGAAGGTGACGAAGAGTACGCCAACCTGCTGCTGCGCCCATTGGCGACTAATCTGGTAAGTCTGCAACTGGAAATGGAACCGGCTGACCTCGGCGCTGACGAGGATCACGTACACGGCCCGGATTGCAACCACGACCATTAA
- the astA gene encoding arginine N-succinyltransferase, with product MIVRPVRSSDLSALIDLARSTGTGLTTLPANEERLTHRVGWAEKTFRGEAGRGDADYLFVLEDDDGRVVGISAIAGAVGLREPWYNFRVGLTVSASQELNIYREIPTLFLANDLTGNSELCSLFLHADYRNGLNGRMLSKARMLFIAEFPELFGNKIIAEMRGVSDDAGRSPFWESLGRHFFKMEFSQADYLTGVGNKAFIAELMPKFPLYTCFLSPDARNVIGQVHPDTEPALAMLKSEGFSYQGYVDIFDAGPAIECETSKIRAVRDSEALVLAVGTPGDDATPFIIHNRKREDCRITAAPARLAAGTLVVDPQTAKRLQLSAGDQVRAVALSAARESK from the coding sequence ATGATTGTTCGTCCCGTACGCAGCAGCGATTTATCCGCGCTGATCGACCTGGCCCGCAGCACCGGCACCGGCCTGACTACCTTGCCGGCCAACGAAGAGCGCCTGACCCACCGGGTCGGCTGGGCCGAGAAGACCTTTCGCGGCGAAGCCGGGCGCGGTGATGCCGACTATCTGTTCGTGCTCGAAGACGATGACGGCCGTGTGGTGGGGATTTCCGCCATCGCCGGTGCGGTCGGCCTGCGTGAGCCCTGGTACAACTTCCGCGTCGGTCTGACGGTCAGCGCTTCCCAAGAGCTGAACATCTACCGAGAGATTCCGACGCTGTTTCTGGCCAACGACCTGACCGGCAATTCCGAGCTGTGCTCGCTGTTCCTGCACGCCGATTACCGCAACGGTCTCAACGGCCGGATGCTGTCCAAGGCGCGCATGCTGTTCATCGCCGAGTTCCCGGAGCTGTTCGGCAACAAGATCATCGCCGAGATGCGCGGCGTGTCCGATGACGCCGGGCGCTCGCCCTTCTGGGAAAGCCTCGGCCGCCATTTCTTCAAGATGGAATTCAGCCAGGCCGATTACCTGACCGGTGTCGGCAACAAGGCGTTCATCGCCGAACTGATGCCGAAGTTCCCGCTGTACACCTGCTTCCTTTCGCCGGACGCGCGCAACGTCATCGGCCAGGTGCACCCGGACACCGAGCCGGCACTGGCGATGCTCAAGAGCGAAGGCTTCAGCTATCAGGGTTACGTCGATATCTTCGACGCCGGCCCGGCCATCGAATGCGAAACCAGCAAGATCCGCGCGGTGCGTGACAGCGAAGCGCTGGTGCTGGCCGTCGGCACGCCGGGCGATGACGCCACGCCGTTCATCATCCACAACCGCAAACGCGAGGATTGCCGCATTACGGCTGCACCAGCGCGCCTGGCTGCGGGCACCCTGGTGGTCGATCCGCAGACCGCGAAACGTCTTCAACTCAGCGCCGGCGATCAGGTTCGCGCCGTGGCGTTGTCCGCTGCACGGGAGTCGAAATAA
- the astE gene encoding succinylglutamate desuccinylase, with protein sequence MLALGKLLELTLAGREPAEKTQLTVEGVRMRWLSEGALEVRPPEARDNGLDLLLSAGIHGNETAPIELLDRLLHDIARGDLKPRARILFLFGNPEAIRKGERFVEQDVNRLFNGRHEQSSGSEALRACELERLAASFFSKPERQRLHYDLHTAIRGSKIEQFALYPWKEGRQHSRRELARLRAAGMEAVLLQNKPSIVFSSYTYDKLDAEAFTLELGKARPFGQNDGVNVSLLETRLKQIIEGTEPETEEGLDGLQLFSVAREIIKHSDAFRLNLPQDIENFSELEPGYVLAEDLANTRWVIEEQGARIIFPNPKVKNGLRAGILIVPTTDENLA encoded by the coding sequence ATGCTCGCCCTCGGCAAACTGCTTGAACTGACCCTCGCCGGCCGCGAACCGGCGGAGAAGACTCAACTGACTGTCGAAGGCGTGCGCATGCGCTGGTTGAGCGAAGGGGCGCTGGAAGTGCGGCCCCCGGAAGCGCGCGACAATGGCCTGGACCTGCTGCTGTCGGCAGGCATCCACGGTAATGAAACCGCACCGATCGAGTTGCTCGATCGGCTGCTGCACGACATCGCACGCGGCGATCTCAAGCCGCGCGCACGCATTCTGTTCCTGTTCGGCAACCCGGAAGCCATCCGCAAGGGTGAGCGTTTCGTCGAGCAGGACGTCAACCGGCTGTTCAACGGCCGCCACGAACAAAGCAGCGGCTCGGAAGCGTTGCGCGCCTGCGAGCTGGAACGGCTGGCGGCGAGTTTCTTCAGCAAGCCCGAGCGCCAGCGGCTGCACTACGACCTGCACACCGCGATTCGTGGGTCGAAGATCGAACAGTTCGCCTTGTACCCGTGGAAGGAAGGGCGCCAGCATTCCCGTCGCGAACTGGCGCGCCTGCGCGCTGCTGGCATGGAGGCGGTGCTGTTGCAGAACAAACCGTCGATCGTGTTCAGTTCTTATACCTACGACAAGCTCGACGCCGAGGCTTTTACCTTGGAATTGGGCAAGGCGCGACCGTTCGGGCAGAACGATGGCGTTAACGTTTCACTGCTGGAAACCCGCCTGAAGCAGATCATCGAAGGCACTGAGCCGGAGACAGAAGAAGGGCTGGACGGCTTGCAGTTGTTCAGCGTGGCGCGGGAAATCATCAAGCACAGCGATGCGTTCCGCCTGAATCTGCCTCAGGACATCGAGAACTTTTCCGAGCTGGAACCGGGTTATGTGCTGGCCGAAGACCTGGCCAATACCCGTTGGGTGATCGAAGAGCAGGGCGCACGAATCATCTTCCCCAACCCCAAGGTCAAGAATGGCCTGCGCGCCGGCATCCTGATCGTCCCGACCACAGACGAAAACCTTGCCTGA
- a CDS encoding 6,7-dimethyl-8-ribityllumazine synthase, translated as MQPTVIDSKSKHPQGERVAFIQACWHKEIVDQSRKGFIAEMLVQGYQESDIDFFEVGGAFEMPLHAKLLAKSGRYAGIVAAALVVDGGIYRHEFVAQSVVSGLMQVQLETEVPVFSVSLTPHHFHSGEEHQKFFFEHFVHKGQEAARTCADTLLKIRALRRTEPRAVAV; from the coding sequence ATGCAACCCACCGTTATCGACAGCAAAAGCAAACACCCACAGGGCGAGCGCGTCGCGTTTATCCAGGCCTGCTGGCACAAGGAAATCGTCGACCAGAGCCGCAAAGGCTTCATCGCCGAAATGCTGGTGCAGGGTTATCAGGAATCGGACATCGATTTCTTCGAAGTCGGCGGCGCTTTTGAGATGCCGCTGCACGCCAAGCTGCTGGCCAAGTCCGGCCGTTACGCCGGCATCGTCGCCGCCGCCCTGGTGGTGGACGGCGGCATTTATCGCCACGAGTTCGTCGCGCAATCGGTGGTCAGCGGCCTGATGCAGGTGCAACTGGAAACCGAAGTGCCGGTGTTCTCGGTGTCGCTGACCCCGCATCACTTCCATTCGGGCGAAGAGCATCAGAAGTTCTTCTTCGAGCACTTTGTGCACAAGGGCCAGGAAGCAGCGCGGACTTGCGCGGATACGTTGCTGAAGATTCGCGCGTTGCGTCGAACCGAGCCGCGCGCTGTAGCGGTCTGA